One Narcine bancroftii isolate sNarBan1 chromosome 3, sNarBan1.hap1, whole genome shotgun sequence DNA window includes the following coding sequences:
- the LOC138757088 gene encoding zinc finger and BTB domain-containing protein 7C isoform X2, which translates to MASAVDDLIGIPFPDYSNKLLCSLNEQRQDGLLCDVVLIVKDQEYKTHRSILAACSKYFRTLFTSNCLAEQHNIYQIDFVTPEALSAILEFAYTSTLTISSSNVRDVLSAAQQLEIQCVIQVCIDIMKATGEVINESEVSEKHSNQELNNDLYQEDFRRSPQQSLKDSLNKDLEESPQELISESEQNYRNRECDFKNTLTSNLAEKQCKGLPQELLNQFAINVPDGCLGPVSDFSLQSYLKEGLSSRRNLLNGEIPHGPRLFPPFWNGGLNGFPQLIENQDVDQLPLNLVMKKEKIKQEVKEDLNTTTSFCDFFKGIMAKNHHSDLETLKDELDFNSYLNILSPSYLAALYPTWPFEYEKKMRPKASQQCPICNKVIQGAGKLPRHMRTHTGEKPYMCNICEVRFTRQDKLKIHMRKHTGERPYMCIHCSARFVHNYDLKNHMRIHTGVRPYQCVYCFKSFTRSDHLHRHIKRLSCRLPRPRRGHKPAAWHSANLLHLQGGPSQGTISNESGTSILPNEEERITKANKMELDNIKKHFNGDAQNSKIFICKTAAKERESFVANMFNGNHIIDERDRNIFAFSLTHNNNFSHLPRQYFPTGDPWAMQFNPAIAIQEATK; encoded by the exons ATGGCCAGTGCTGTTGATGACCTTATTGGAATCCCGTTTCCAGACTATAGCAACAAACTGCTTTGTAGTTTGAATGAACAGAGGCAGGATGGTCTTCTCTGCGATGTTGTCCTGATAGTAAAGGATCAGGAATACAAGACCCATAGGTCAATTCTTGCTGCATGTAGCAAATACTTCAGAACACTGTTTACCTCAAACTGTCTTGCAGAGCAACACAATATTTACCAGATTGACTTTGTGACACCTGAGGCACTTTCTGCAATTTTGGAGTTTGCTTATACTTCAACCCTCACTATTAGCAGCTCAAATGTAAGGGATGTTTTAAGTGCAGCTCAGCAGTTGGAAATCCAGTGTGTTATTCAAGTATGCATTGATATCATGAAGGCAACTGGTGAGGTGATCAATGAAAGCGAAGTTTCAGAAAAACATTCCAACCAAGAGCTCAACAATGATCTATACCAGGAAGATTTCAGAAGATCGCCACAACAAAGTCTTAAAGACTCTCTCAATAAAGATCTTGAAGAATCTCCTCAAGAACTTATCAGTGAGTCTGAGCAAAACTACAGAAATAGGGAATGTGATTTTAAAAACACTTTAACCAGCAATCTTGCAGAAAAGCAATGCAAAGGATTGCCTCAAGAACTTTTAAACCAATTTGCTATTAATGTTCCTGATGGATGCTTGGGACCTGTTAGTGATTTCTCCTTGCAATCATACTTAAAAGAAGGGTTGAGTTCCAGAAGGAATTTACTAAATGGAGAGATTCCACATGGACCAAGATTATTTCCTCCTTTCTGGAATGGAGGATTGAATGGTTTTCCACAGCTTATCGAGAACCAAGATGTGGACCAATTGCCCCTTAATCTAGTAATGAAGAAGGAAAAGATCAAACAAGAAGTCAAAGAAGATCTGAACACAACCACAAGTTTTTGTGACTTTTTTAAAGGTATTATGGCAAAAAACCATCATAGTGACCTGGAAACATTAAAGGATGAGCTGGACTTTAATTCCTATTTGAATATATTAAGTCCATCCTATCTGGCAGCACTCTATCCAACTTGGCCCTTTGAATATGAGAAAAAAATGCGACCCAAGGCATCTCAACAATGTCCCATCTGCAACAAAGTAATCCAAGGAGCAGGGAAGTTACCACGACACATGCGGACACATACAGGAGAGAAACCATATATGTGCAATATATGCGAAGTCCGTTTTACCAG acagGACAAGCTGAAGATTCACATGCGAAAGCATACAGGGGAAAGGCCTTACATGTGTATTCATTGCAGTGCCAGGTTTGTACATAACTATGACCTAAAAAACCACATGCGGATACACACAGGAGTCCGTCCTTACCAATGTGTGTACTGCTTCAAGAGCTTTACCCGCTCTGACCACCTGCACAGACACATCAAGAGACTGAGCTGCCGCCTGCCACGACCTCGCCGGGGTCATAAACCTGCTGCCTGGCACTCCgcaaacctcctccacctccagggtGGCCCTTCTCAGGGCACAATTTCCAATGAAAGTGGGACAAGCATCCTGCCAAACGAAGAGGAAAGAATTACAAAGGCAAACAAGATGGAGCTGGACAATATTAAGAAGCATTTTAACGGAGATGCTCAAAATTCCAAGATCTTTATCTGCAAAACAGCAGCAAAAGAAAGAGAAAGCTTTGTGGCTAACATGTTTAATGGGAACCATATCATAGATGAAAGAGACAGAAACATTTTTGCTTTTAGCCTGACTCACAACAATAATTTCTCTCACTTACCTCGACAGTATTTCCCAACAGGTGATCCATGGGCCATGCAATTTAATCCTGCTATTGCTATTCAAGAGGCCACTAAGTAA
- the LOC138757088 gene encoding zinc finger and BTB domain-containing protein 7C isoform X1 yields MTKGNMKSARPLCIKMASAVDDLIGIPFPDYSNKLLCSLNEQRQDGLLCDVVLIVKDQEYKTHRSILAACSKYFRTLFTSNCLAEQHNIYQIDFVTPEALSAILEFAYTSTLTISSSNVRDVLSAAQQLEIQCVIQVCIDIMKATGEVINESEVSEKHSNQELNNDLYQEDFRRSPQQSLKDSLNKDLEESPQELISESEQNYRNRECDFKNTLTSNLAEKQCKGLPQELLNQFAINVPDGCLGPVSDFSLQSYLKEGLSSRRNLLNGEIPHGPRLFPPFWNGGLNGFPQLIENQDVDQLPLNLVMKKEKIKQEVKEDLNTTTSFCDFFKGIMAKNHHSDLETLKDELDFNSYLNILSPSYLAALYPTWPFEYEKKMRPKASQQCPICNKVIQGAGKLPRHMRTHTGEKPYMCNICEVRFTRQDKLKIHMRKHTGERPYMCIHCSARFVHNYDLKNHMRIHTGVRPYQCVYCFKSFTRSDHLHRHIKRLSCRLPRPRRGHKPAAWHSANLLHLQGGPSQGTISNESGTSILPNEEERITKANKMELDNIKKHFNGDAQNSKIFICKTAAKERESFVANMFNGNHIIDERDRNIFAFSLTHNNNFSHLPRQYFPTGDPWAMQFNPAIAIQEATK; encoded by the exons ACCACTTTGCATAAAGATGGCCAGTGCTGTTGATGACCTTATTGGAATCCCGTTTCCAGACTATAGCAACAAACTGCTTTGTAGTTTGAATGAACAGAGGCAGGATGGTCTTCTCTGCGATGTTGTCCTGATAGTAAAGGATCAGGAATACAAGACCCATAGGTCAATTCTTGCTGCATGTAGCAAATACTTCAGAACACTGTTTACCTCAAACTGTCTTGCAGAGCAACACAATATTTACCAGATTGACTTTGTGACACCTGAGGCACTTTCTGCAATTTTGGAGTTTGCTTATACTTCAACCCTCACTATTAGCAGCTCAAATGTAAGGGATGTTTTAAGTGCAGCTCAGCAGTTGGAAATCCAGTGTGTTATTCAAGTATGCATTGATATCATGAAGGCAACTGGTGAGGTGATCAATGAAAGCGAAGTTTCAGAAAAACATTCCAACCAAGAGCTCAACAATGATCTATACCAGGAAGATTTCAGAAGATCGCCACAACAAAGTCTTAAAGACTCTCTCAATAAAGATCTTGAAGAATCTCCTCAAGAACTTATCAGTGAGTCTGAGCAAAACTACAGAAATAGGGAATGTGATTTTAAAAACACTTTAACCAGCAATCTTGCAGAAAAGCAATGCAAAGGATTGCCTCAAGAACTTTTAAACCAATTTGCTATTAATGTTCCTGATGGATGCTTGGGACCTGTTAGTGATTTCTCCTTGCAATCATACTTAAAAGAAGGGTTGAGTTCCAGAAGGAATTTACTAAATGGAGAGATTCCACATGGACCAAGATTATTTCCTCCTTTCTGGAATGGAGGATTGAATGGTTTTCCACAGCTTATCGAGAACCAAGATGTGGACCAATTGCCCCTTAATCTAGTAATGAAGAAGGAAAAGATCAAACAAGAAGTCAAAGAAGATCTGAACACAACCACAAGTTTTTGTGACTTTTTTAAAGGTATTATGGCAAAAAACCATCATAGTGACCTGGAAACATTAAAGGATGAGCTGGACTTTAATTCCTATTTGAATATATTAAGTCCATCCTATCTGGCAGCACTCTATCCAACTTGGCCCTTTGAATATGAGAAAAAAATGCGACCCAAGGCATCTCAACAATGTCCCATCTGCAACAAAGTAATCCAAGGAGCAGGGAAGTTACCACGACACATGCGGACACATACAGGAGAGAAACCATATATGTGCAATATATGCGAAGTCCGTTTTACCAG acagGACAAGCTGAAGATTCACATGCGAAAGCATACAGGGGAAAGGCCTTACATGTGTATTCATTGCAGTGCCAGGTTTGTACATAACTATGACCTAAAAAACCACATGCGGATACACACAGGAGTCCGTCCTTACCAATGTGTGTACTGCTTCAAGAGCTTTACCCGCTCTGACCACCTGCACAGACACATCAAGAGACTGAGCTGCCGCCTGCCACGACCTCGCCGGGGTCATAAACCTGCTGCCTGGCACTCCgcaaacctcctccacctccagggtGGCCCTTCTCAGGGCACAATTTCCAATGAAAGTGGGACAAGCATCCTGCCAAACGAAGAGGAAAGAATTACAAAGGCAAACAAGATGGAGCTGGACAATATTAAGAAGCATTTTAACGGAGATGCTCAAAATTCCAAGATCTTTATCTGCAAAACAGCAGCAAAAGAAAGAGAAAGCTTTGTGGCTAACATGTTTAATGGGAACCATATCATAGATGAAAGAGACAGAAACATTTTTGCTTTTAGCCTGACTCACAACAATAATTTCTCTCACTTACCTCGACAGTATTTCCCAACAGGTGATCCATGGGCCATGCAATTTAATCCTGCTATTGCTATTCAAGAGGCCACTAAGTAA